In Nitrososphaerales archaeon, the genomic stretch GCGCCCTGTGAAGGGTCGGGGAGAACCTCTCCATCGCCCTGGTCGTCCAGCCTAGGTAGCGCATTGCCTCCCTCTCGTTGCCAGCCTCCCAGAGGCGAATTCCCGCAGTTTCGTACGGCGCAAGGCGGCTCGAAACTTCGTTCCACACCCTGAGCTCACTCGCTGTGAGTGTGGGAGCGATGCGAGAGCGAATCTCGCCCAGGGCGATGTCTATCAGCCAGATGTCGCCGTCCCTGTTTCCGAATGCGTCAGACGCAGCGACGAATTCTCCCTCCGCAATCGCCCTTATGCTCCTAGGGGCATTGAGAGACGTGGCGTTGAGTTCGTCGAACCTTTGCTTGTCCAGCTCTATTGACACTGAAGAGTACCGTTCCGACGAGGCGGCGGCCACTGCCTCGCCCACGCTTCGCCGCGTGAAGTGGGCCGTCCCTAGTACATCAAACCCCTCGAATTCGCCGCCGCCGGGAGACGGCCGCGGGGTGAACGGCAGGGGATTCCTGTCCGGCGGCACGAGGGGCCGCCTAAGGTCTGGGACTAGGGAAATTATTGTCTCTTCCTCACTGTCACGCTGAGAATCCCGTTCACGTACTTGCTCTGCACGGTCTCAGGGTCGACGCGGTTAGGGAGATGCTTGCTCACTGCGAAGTCCGGCCCTTTCACATCCACCTCGTCTTCGAGGACGGAGACCAGCAGCTGGTCTTTCTCGTAGCCCGGGGCGTTCAGTACGTACGTGAACCCGTCCTTTCTCTCGATCAACTCGTCTGGCGCAGTCTCCTCGATTTCCTGGGGCGCGGGCATGGGGTTCATGGCCCCACCCAGAAGACTCTCGGCAAGCCTGAGCATTTCGTTAATCACGGCGTCGAAGCTGTCGTTCTCACTCAACACTCATGTCCTCCTCAAGCATGTCCAAGAGTCTGGAGAGCCCTGCAGTCATGGTGATTGCGAGAGCAGTCCCCCGCTCCGAAGACCTGTACGAGCCCCTCTCCTCGTGTTCTAGCATCCCGGCCTCAGCCAGGTCGTCAACACATGTCTTGACGAGCTTCGGATTGGTCGACATCTTGAGAAGGTCGGAGAACTTCATCTCGCCTCTCCTCGCGAGTTCCATCATCATCCTCAGCCTGCCCTCGTTGGCGGCGATCGAGAAAATTCCAACCAGCCGGCTGATGTCCTGCTGATCGACGTCCATGGTCAGACCCTCTTCGTCCTCCTCATACGCCTGAATCGGTATCTTGTAGAGGACCTTGCCGTCCTTCACCAGCTGCAGCTCCGTGGTCAATCTTATTACTCCCTCGGAATTACGATTTGGTAAGCGTTATTTTAACGTTTTGGCACCACCGTCTGATACTATTACGATAA encodes the following:
- a CDS encoding TraB/GumN family protein; translated protein: MPPDRNPLPFTPRPSPGGGEFEGFDVLGTAHFTRRSVGEAVAAASSERYSSVSIELDKQRFDELNATSLNAPRSIRAIAEGEFVAASDAFGNRDGDIWLIDIALGEIRSRIAPTLTASELRVWNEVSSRLAPYETAGIRLWEAGNEREAMRYLGWTTRAMERFSPTLHRALIEERNVIMAARLMEIAGVTKGKGLVLVGKAHVLGLGRLLAEPARIAEGFERYGLNYSPPVRVRRARVN
- a CDS encoding Hsp20/alpha crystallin family protein, with protein sequence MSENDSFDAVINEMLRLAESLLGGAMNPMPAPQEIEETAPDELIERKDGFTYVLNAPGYEKDQLLVSVLEDEVDVKGPDFAVSKHLPNRVDPETVQSKYVNGILSVTVRKRQ